A genomic stretch from Malus domestica chromosome 15, GDT2T_hap1 includes:
- the LOC139192158 gene encoding disease resistance protein RGA2-like: protein MEAAAGIVLSPALQVLFDRLASPLLQKASDLFGYDDNFQSLQHALVRAQATLEVAEEQQFTNKAAKLWLLDLKKAVCDAQDVLDFFAARETFKIRPFSISGIDDASIKPEKLRKMLQQLERTVTEGFRMFNIREPTQLLPSIVDRGSMKRETSSFVKDTEIHGRKEEGEELVKLLISSDAKQVEGGYAACVSIIGHGGIGLEFPAQEKISPRVR from the exons ATGGAAGCAGCTGCGGGCATTGTTTTGTCCCCGGCTTTGCAAGTGCTCTTTGACAGATTAGCGTCACCGCTCCTACAAAAGGCTTCTGATCTCTTTGGTTACGACGACAACTTCCAGAGCCTGCAGCATGCGTTGGTGCGAGCTCAAGCTACCCTTGAAGTTGCAGAAGAACAGCAGTTCACCAACAAAGCTGCTAAGCTGTGGTTGTTGGACCTCAAGAAGGCAGTTTGCGATGCTCAGGACGTTCTCGACTTCTTTGCCGCTCGCGAAACCTTCAAGATTCGTCCTTTTAGTATTTCAGGAATAGATGATGCAAGTATAAAACCTGAAAAACTCAGGAAGATGCTCCAGCAGTTGGAAAGGACTGTAACTGAGGGATTTCGTATGTTCAATATCAGAGAGCCTACCCAGCTGCTGCCTAGTATCGTAGATCGAGGGTCTATGAAAAGGGAGACTAGCTCTTTTGTTAAGGACACAGAAATACATGGGAGGAAAGAAGAAGGGGAGGAGTTAGTCAAGCTGTTGATATCTTCTGATGCTAAGCAGGTTGAAGGAGGATACGCAGCTTGCGTTTCGATAATTGGTCATGGAGGAATTG GTTTGGAATTCCCTGCACAAGAAAAAATTTCTCCTCGTGTTAGATGA